In Bradysia coprophila strain Holo2 unplaced genomic scaffold, BU_Bcop_v1 contig_350, whole genome shotgun sequence, a genomic segment contains:
- the LOC119079973 gene encoding uncharacterized protein LOC119079973: protein MKQFIICLAILFVASTVSAGPGCAWSGCGEFKGAADLLIGKCKSGLAAGSGRTERLKGKKCGFLNLGGKDFCCDRHCKYEECSYSCEELGKTSWKHEIAPIECKYLVDGRRWITSTQEFCCP, encoded by the exons ATGAAACAATTCATAATCTGTTtagcaattttatttgttgcaTCGACTGTATCCG CTGGACCTGGATGTGCGTGGTCTGGATGCGGTGAATTTAAGGGAGCTGCGGACTTACTAATCGGCAAATGTAAAAGCGGTTTGGCAGCCGGAAGTGGTCGAACTGAACGACTTAAAGGTAAAAAATGTGGTTTTCTGAATTTGGGTGGCAAAGACTTTTGTTGCGATAGGCATTGCAAATACGAAGAGTGTAGCTACAGTTGTGAAGAATTGGGAAAGACTTCATGGAAACACGAAATCGCACCAATAGAGTGTAAATATTTGGTGGATGGTAGACGATGGATTACATCGACGCAAGAATTTTGCTGTCCATAG